The following is a genomic window from Amycolatopsis acidiphila.
CGAACTCGTAAGACGTGTAGTTCGAGCCTCTATCGGAATGGAAGATGCATCCGGGCTGCAGGTCGACGGTGCCGGCTGCGGAATCGAGAGCTGTGGTGATGAGTGAGGTTTTGTAGTGATCGGCCATGGACCAGCCGATGACCATTTTCGAGTAGCAGTCGATGACCGTGGCCAGGTAGACCCAGCCCTCGCCGGTCGGGAGATAGGTGATGTCGCCGACCAGCTTGGTGCCGGGCGCCTCGGCCGTGAAGTCCCGGCAGACCAGGTCGGGGATGCGGTGTGCCAGGTCTGCTTCGGTGGTGGCCGGTCGCCACGGCCGCGGTTGGCAGGGCACCAGGCCCAGCTGGCGCATGAGGTGGCGGACCAGCTCGCCGGACACCTGCTCGCCTGAGCGTCGCAGCACGGCGTGGATGCGCCGGTAGCCGTAGGTCCCATGGTTGGCCTCGAACACCGCGGTGATCGTCGCGGCGAGCCCGGCGGCGCTGGGTCGCCGGCGAGGCCGGCCGGTCCTTCCACTCGTAGTAACCCGAGGTGGACACGTCCAGCCATACGCACATCTTGCTGATCGGGTAGTTGTCCTTCTCGCCGTCGATAAACGCGAACTTCGCGCTCACCGATACTCCTGGGCGAAGAAGGCCGCAGCTTTTCCCAGGAAATCATTCTTCATCTTGAGTTTCCGGTTCTCGCGTTCCAGCTCCCGCAGCCGAGCCCGGTCGGAAACCGACAATGGCTCCTCCTTGACCGGATGCGCCTTCCGATACGCCGCAACCCAGTTCCCCAGGGTGCCCGGGTTGATCCCCAATTCCCGAGCTACCTGGGCAATCGGACGATCACTCCCCACCGCCATCTTCACTGCCTCATCCCGAAACTCAGGAGAAAACTTCCTGCGCCGCTCCGGCATCGATCACCCTCCATTCCGTATCGAACCCTATTAGGTCCGCTGTCCGGAAAGTGAGAGGCACGCCAAATAGGGTGAGTCGTTGCGGGTGATTCACCTTGCCTGGTAGGACAATCATCGCTGTGCCAGAACCTTTACAATCAGCCAGCGGACACCGCAAACCCCGCCACGACAAGAAAGTAGCCGGCCGCCGCGACTTCGAGGCATTGTGGGAACGCCGGATGCAGGCGGCGGCGATGTTCGACCGCGGCTGATCCCGCCCGGGCAGCACCGGCACGCCATCGCCGGGCCGCCTTCGTGCCAGTGCATGGCTACGCGGCATACCTGCCGCCTAGCCTGGGTGTGCGCGGGCCCGCTGCTTTCCTGATCGTCACAAATCGGGACCATGGCCCGCGTCCGTTCGCCGACGCGGCAACACGCCGCAACCGGACAGGAACCAGCCGGCCAGAGCCAGCAACTCCGCCGCAAGCCCGAGGGAGATTGATGTTCGCGCGCGTGATCACAGCCCAGGCAGGGGCCGAGGGATTCGACGCCACCATCCGCCTTGCCGAGCAGCAGCTGCCCGGCGCCCGCCAGATGCCCGGATTCAAAGGCTATTACCTGCTCACCGACGCCGAGACCGGCAAGCTCGTCATCATCTCGGTGTGGGAGACCCGCGAGCAGATGGACGCAGTCACAGCCGGGGCAGGACCGTCCGGCATCCGGGAACAGCACAATCCAGCGACGGCAGGACTCACGGCACAGCACCTGGAAACCTACGAAGTCACGATGCATGAACCGTCATGAACCGTCGCCGACAGCCTCACATTGCCCAGGCAAGCGGCGTGGGCGTTTGTCGGCATGAAACGGCACCCCTTCCTGAGGTTCCCCCGGTTGCCCGGAGACTTCCAAACCAGGTTTGATCATGCGAACCTCACCCACACTAGGCTTCCGCGGGCAGGACGACGGTGGTGGTGAGCCCGCCGTCGGGGTTGGGAGTGGCCATTACCGTGCCATGGTGGCTGTGCGCGATGGCGCGGACAAGGGTGAGTCCGAGCCCGACGCCGTGTGCGTCGGTGCGGTCGTTCCGGCGGTGAAACGGCTCGAACAGCCGGCCGGCCTCCTCGGCGGTCATGACCTCACCGGTGTTCGTGACGATGATCATGGCGCTGCCGCCCCGGACAGTGGTGGTCAGCCGCGCGGTGCCGCCCGCGTGGTTGTGCCGGATGGCGTTGTGCAGCAGGTTGATCAGCAGGTGGTGGAGCAGGTCCTTGTCGCCGCTCACCGAGGTGGGGTGCAACTCGGTGAGCACGCGGACGTGACGGGTGACTGCTTCCGGCCGCACTTGTTCCAGCGTTCCGGCCGCCACCGAGGCGAGGTCGACGGGTTGCGCGTCATGGACGCCATGGTCGGCGCGGGACAGGGCGAGCAGGGATTCCACCGTTGCGATGCTGCGTTCGTTGGTGGCCAGTAGTTTGGGGGCCAGGGTGGCGAGGTCGTGGTCGCCGGGGTGGACGAGGGCCACCTGCAGCATGGTGCGGGTGGTCGCCAGCGGGGTGCGCAGCTCATGGGAGGCGTTGGCGGCGAAGCGTTGCTGCGCCTGGAAACTGACGTCCAGCCGGTCGAGCATCGTGTCGATGGTGTCGGCGAGTTCGGTGAACTCGTCCTGGCGGCCTTCGAGCTGGACCCTCTCGTGCAGTGCGTGGTCCGCGACCGCGCGGGCGGTCCTGGTGATCCGGTGGATTGGGGCGAGAACGCGCCCGGCGATGATCCAGCCGAGCAGTAACGAGACCAGGGCCAGCCCGGCCAGCGCCGCACCCGACAGCCGCAGCAGGGCCGCCATGACGTCGTCCCTGCTGGTGATGGTGACCCCGTGGGGAGCCTCGCTGAGACGGCGGGCCGGAAGCACCTGGGCAGGCAGGACGTAGGTCGGGATGTACCGCATCAACACGTACAGGGCGACCAGCAACACGGTGCCACACGCCAGCACGGTGCCGCCGTAGAGCAGGGTAAGCCGGGCCCGGATGGTCAACCGCCCCCGCCGCAACGTGGTGGAAACACTCATGAGGCGGCGGCGAGGTAGTAACCGACTCCGGTGGCGGTGTGCAGGATCGGCGGGTCCCCGAGCTTGCGCCGCAACGTGGAGACGGTGATGCGGACCGCGTTGGTGAACGGGTCGGCGTGGGCGTCCCACACCTTCTCCAGCAGGTGCTCGGCGCTCAGCACCGCTCCGTCCGCGCGCAGGAGCAACTCCAGGACACCGAACTCCTTGCGGGTCAGCCGCAAGGAGCGATCACCGCGGCGAGCGTCGCGGCGAGCGGGGTCCAGCCAGAGGTCGGCGTAGGTCAGTACCGGGGGGTGTCCCGTGGTGGGGCGCCGCCGCAAGGCGTGCAGCCGGGCGACGAGTTCGGGGAAGTCGAACGGCTTGACCAGGTAGTCGTCCGCGCCGAGACGCAAGCCGTCGACCTTGTCCGCCAGCCGCCCGGCCGCGGTCAGCATGAGGATCCGGCAGTCTGGCCGGTCGGCCACCACCTGACGGCAGACGTCATCTCCGTGCACACCGGGAAGGTCGCGGTCCAGCACCACGACGTCGTACTCGTTCACCGCCACGTTCTCCAGCGCGGTCGCCCCGTCGCCGGCGATGTCTACCGCCATGCCCTCCTTGCGGAGACCGGACTGCAACGCCTCCGCGAGGAAAGCCTCGTCCTCCACCACCAGCACCCTCATGCGTGCACCGTCCCGCTCTCGCGAAGTCCGCCCCGGCCATGTTCGCTGATACCCGCCTGCCAACGCCATCCCATGGTCCACAAGGAACGTATGGCCCGCATATGTTCCTCACCAGACACTGGCGATAACCCCGGTCCGGCTCAATGGAGCCGATCGCGGAGCACTGCCGCGGTCGCTCCCGAGTGGATCAGCCACCCGGGAGCGGGTAGTTCACCCCAACAGAGAGGGAAGACCCTTGAACTCGTACACACGAAAAGCCGCCATGGTCGTCACCGGTCTGGCCATCATGTTCGGAACCGCAGGCACCGCGTTCGCCGACACCGTCGATGCCTCGCCCGGGACCACCCCCGTTCCTGGGAACCCGATCAGCTGCCAGCCGGCCCAGCCGGTGCCGCCCGGCACCCCCACTGTCCCCGCGAACCCGATCGGCACCCAGCCCACCAAGCCGGTGCCACCCGGTGCCCCCACCGCCCCGGCGAACCCGATCGGCTGCCAGCCGGCCCAGCCGCTCGACTAGTCGCTGTCCGTTGTCCGCCTGAGGGTGTTGCAGGCAGGCGGGCGAGGCGACTGAGGGGTGTTGGCCGGCGTTCTTGCCGGTCTTGATGGTCAGCTTCTTCACGATGTCGGGCGTCGGGGTGCCCTTGTCGCCGAGCGTGCGGGCGAAGAGCACGTCGTCCTCGTCGATCACCTTGGGGCCGCCGCCGTGGTTGCCGCGCGCGGCGGCGGCCTGCTGGCCTTCGAGGGTCTTCTCGCGGATGTAGTCACGGTCGAGATGGGTGGCGACGGCGAGCACGGCGAAGAGCATCGAGCCCACGCCGTGCGGGTCGTAGATCCCGGTCAGCGGCTCGGTCGGCAGTTCCGGCTGCACCCCGCCGCCTTGCATCTGGGAGGACAGCATCATCAGCTCGGCGGCCTTGCGTGCCAAGCGTTTCATCTCGTGCACGGTCAGGATGACCGGCTGATCCGGCGCGGCGGTCTTGATCTCGTGGGCGAGGGCCTTCTCCAGCTCGGGGTGGGCCTTGATGCGGGTGCTGGTCTTTTCGGAGAACACCCGCGTGCAGTTCGCGGGCGCGAGCGCATCGAGCTGACTTGCAGTTCCTGGGTGGCGGTGGAGCAGCGGGCGTAGCCCATCCAGATGGGGCCCGGTTCGTCTCCGGTGCTGCTGCGGCGATCTCGGGGCCCTGCGTCCACTTCTTGCCCGGTCCGCGGTCGTCCGGGACGGGCACGGTGAGTTCGTCGCGCGGCGCGGGCACGAGGATGAACCGCGCGGTGTGGTACTTCGCGGCGGTCTTCCGGGCACGGGTGCGGCAGGCGCTGCCGGCGGGCACGTCGCATTGCGGGCGGGGGCCGCGTTCGACGGCCGCTGCGGCGGCGTCGGGTCCGAGTTGCGTGCCGTCATCTCGCAGAACTCTGTCAAAACAGAGCGTAGTTCTGCGAGGTGTTGTGCGAATCGCGACCCGGGGATCCTCGGCTCGGATCGGGGTGTTCGCAGAACTGTCACAACTGGTTATTTGTGAGAGTCCGCTACGGTCTCGTGCTCGGTTGTTCCCGCATCCGGTGGGTTCGGCTATTCGGTCGTGCGGGCGGGCCCTTGGCCGTAGGGGGTGCGTGCTGCGGTGTGTTTGCCGGTGCGGGGGTCGGTGGTGATGGCGGCCCAGAAACCGCGGGGCAGCATCGGGTCGTCGGCGGGGCGCGGGGACACGGCGTGTCCGGCATCGCGGGCGGCGTCCAGACACGCCGGGGGAAAGCGGTCGTCGAGGATGCGGCTGGGACTGTCCAGTTCGCGGTGGGCCAGTACGGATGTCACCGAGTCGCCGACGACGATGTCGTGGCCATGGACCAGTGGTGCGTCAACCGCCACCGCAACGGGTTGCCCGAGTGCGAGGACGCGGTGCAGACCGAGCACGGTGGCCGGATGCAGTCCGACGCCGATGCTGCTGCACGCGAGGACGGGGCGACCACGGTGGAAGGCGATGGCCGGCTCGATGGGCATGGGGAGGTGGTCACCGGGGGTGAGGCGGGCGAGGGCGGGTTGTTGGAACGCGGCCGGGTCGGGGACGACGATGCCGTCGATGACGATGCCGGTGGTGCCCCACATCGCGGTGTTGATGCTGTGGCACAGCGCGGCGAGGTTGCCTTCGGCGTCGACGGCGAGCACGTAGTCGGAGTGGCTGCCCGTCGCGGGCGGGCCGTCGAGGGCGGTGAGCAGTCCGGCCAGGGCGCCCGGGTTTTGCGATGGTTCGCCGATGCCGGCCGTGTCCAGCCGCGCGAGGGTGGCGAGCAGGTCGGTTCCGCCGGTGTCGGGGGCGGGCAGGGTCGCGATCTCGTGGCCGGCGAAGGATCCGCGTACCGGCTCGGCGCAGTGGGCCTGGTAGCCGGCGAGGTCCTCGGGGATCGCGTGGCCACCCTCGCGGCGCACCTGCGACACGAAGTGCTCCGCCCAGGATCCTTGATACATCCAGCCAGGCCCATGTTCGGCGAGCGCGGCGATGGTCGCCGCCAGACGTGGCTGGGCGAAGAGTTCGCCTGCGCGGGGAAGCCGCCCGTGCGGGGCGAACGCGGCACGGCCCTCCTCGGTGCGGGTCAGCACATCGGCCCGCAGGGCGAGTAGCCGCGCGAGGTGCTCGTTGACCGGGACGCCGCATTCGAGGAGGTGGCGCGCGGGGGACCAGAGCTGGTCCCAGGGCAGTCGGCCCGCGCGAGTGTGCGCGGCGTGGGCGCCGGCGATAAAGCCGGGGACCAGGGCGGTGCGTCCGCTGGGCTGCGGGGCGGTCGGGATCTCCAGCGGGAGCGTTTCCTGGGTGAGGGTGCCGAACCCGGCGGACACGCTGGTCGTGGCACCGGTGGCGGCCGCGTGGTGCACCATCCCGAACAGCCCGGCGTAGCTGACCCACGATCCCAGGCTCAGCGCGATCTGGGCGAAGGCGGTGGTCAGCACGGCGTCGGTGGCGCTGCCCCCGGCGTCGAGGGCGTAACGGCCCGCGAGGGTGGCGAAGGGGCCCGTTGACCCGACCAGCACCGCCGACGTCCCGGTCGCGGTGGCGGACTGCGGATCCGGCCCGATGTGTCGCCAGTCCAGCGCCTGCTTCAACTCGCAGCGATCCCATCCGGCGGGATCGAGCGGATCCCGCCGGACGCGGATGCTTCGTTTGCCGTCCTGAGATGTCACGGGACCATCGCTCTCGTTGTGGGTGTACTCTCGATTTGAGAGTACACCCACAACGGGAGTTGATATGGCGGAGCAAGAGCCGGAGTCGGGGTTGCGCGAGGTGGTGCATCAGCGGGTGCGCCTTGGCGTCCTTGCCGTCCTCGACCGGCGGGGACCGTGCACGTTCTCGCAGCTGCGGGACGCGCTTGGACAAAGCGACGGCGGCCTGAGCCGCCACCTTGGCGTCCTGGAACAGCACGGATACATCACTCAGGAGAAGGTCTTCGAGAACCGTCGGCCACGGACCTGGATCCAGCTGAGCGCGGCCGGGGCCGAAGCTTTCCGGGAAGAGCAGGAACTGTTGACCAAACTGCTCGCCACCGCATCGTCAGAAGCCGGGACCGACCGGGCCGAGGACAGCACTGCGGCCATGACCATCGTGTTCGCCGCTCTGCTCGCCGAGACCGATGCCGGTACCGGCCAGGACACGAAGGGCGACGAGGGCGGAGACGACACGATCGATCGCTCGACCCTGGTGCCCGACGTCCCGGTGCTCACCGGATGGCGCGCGGAGCCGATCGCGTCCGGACCCGTCAGCGCCCGCTACGACTTCCCGGACGCCTACACCGGCTTCGCCGAACAGCGCGAACAGCGGTTGATGTTCATGAGCCACGGGCTGCGCGGTGGCTGGACCGCGACCTGGCACATCGTCAGTCCAGGGCAGGACGACCTCCGCCAGGACATGGCGCACGCGATAGTGCTCGAACTCGCCGGTGCGGCGGACTGCGCGTCGATCCTCGCGGTGATGGGCCCGTCCACTCTGGACCTGCCCGGTGTGCCAGGAGCCCGCGGCTATCTGCTGCCCGCCAACGGGGACGGAGCGCCCGCCACGGCCGTCGCCTGGTTCTCCGTCGAGCACTACCTCGTCTCGATCGTGGTGACCGCCGCCGCCGACGTCGCCGTCCCGGTGCTGGAAGGCCTGGTGAGCGAGGTGCACGTCCCACTCTCCACCCGTCAGTCCTGACCATCCACCGAGGAGACGACGATGACCACCCCAACCCCGCCCTCGACATCCGCCCCGAATGCCGATGCGACCCGCAGCGCCTGGCGCTCGACCCTGCTCGCCGTCGTCACCGACGTGGCCCCCTCGTTGCTGATCTTCTTCGCCCTCCGCGCGTTCGGGATCAGCGACGCGCTCGCCTACACCGCCGGGTCGGTCGTCCCCCTGGCCCGGCTGATTGTCGACCGCCTACGCGGGCGCCCCCTCAACGCAGTCTCCGGCCTGATCCTGATCTCCTTCGTGGTGTCGGTGGTGCTCGTCCTGCTCACCCAGGACGCCCGCGCGGTGATCGCGCGCGGCAGCTTGATCTACCTGGCCCTCGCGGTGGCCGCGGCCGTCTCCGTGCCGACCCGCAGCCCGCTGATGTTGTTGCTCTCCCGCTACTTCACCGTCCACGCTCGGCCCGAGGCAACCGCGCGATTCGACGAGGTCTTCCGCCGCCCGCGCGGTCTGCGCACGATGCGGATCGTCACGGCCGTCTGGGCGCTCGCGTTCGGTGTCTCGGCCCTGGCCTGCGTCGTCTGCGCCTACACACTCCCGATAACTGTGGCCGCCATAGTCACCTCACTCATCGAGCCGATCATCGCGATCATCCTGGCCGTGGGGACGGGACGCCACCTACGCCGCACACTGGCCCCGCTGTTCCTCGCGGCGACCACACCCACTCCTGACCCGCCCCAGGACCCGGCCGACACCTCGACTGACCCGGACATACCGATCACACCGTCACAGTCAACCGATCGCCACACCGCATCCTGAACGGGACTGTTTCAAGATCAAGATCGGTGTTTCCGGCTACGCCGGGTCAAGATCCGGCGGGATGGGCACTGTGAGTGATGACATCGGAGCTTGTGAGTCCACGCAAGAGTGAGTACACGCTGGCGCAGGAGCTGCCGCCGGAGCAGGCCGCCGCGGCGGCGATGGTGGCCGAAGCGAAAGCCCGCGGGCTGGCGCTGACCGGCCCGGACGGGTTGCTGAAGCTGTTCAGCAAAAACGTGCTGGAAACCGCACTCAACGAGGAAATGACCGAGCACCTCGGACACGAGAAGAACCAGGCCGCCCCGGACCGCGAGTCAACGAACGTGCGCAACGGCACCCGCCCGAAAACGGTGGTCTCGGACGCGGCCGGCGAAGTCGAAGTCAACGTGCCGCGGGACCGGGAGAGCACGTTCGAACCGCAGATCGTGAAGAAGCGGCGGTGTCGGCTCACCGAGGTGGATGAGATCGTATTGTCGTTATATGCGAAGGGAATGACGACCGGGGATAGTGCGCCGTGAAAGCGCT
Proteins encoded in this region:
- a CDS encoding transposase, which encodes MPERRRKFSPEFRDEAVKMAVGSDRPIAQVARELGINPGTLGNWVAAYRKAHPVKEEPLSVSDRARLRELERENRKLKMKNDFLGKAAAFFAQEYR
- a CDS encoding antibiotic biosynthesis monooxygenase family protein; its protein translation is MFARVITAQAGAEGFDATIRLAEQQLPGARQMPGFKGYYLLTDAETGKLVIISVWETREQMDAVTAGAGPSGIREQHNPATAGLTAQHLETYEVTMHEPS
- a CDS encoding sensor histidine kinase; protein product: MSVSTTLRRGRLTIRARLTLLYGGTVLACGTVLLVALYVLMRYIPTYVLPAQVLPARRLSEAPHGVTITSRDDVMAALLRLSGAALAGLALVSLLLGWIIAGRVLAPIHRITRTARAVADHALHERVQLEGRQDEFTELADTIDTMLDRLDVSFQAQQRFAANASHELRTPLATTRTMLQVALVHPGDHDLATLAPKLLATNERSIATVESLLALSRADHGVHDAQPVDLASVAAGTLEQVRPEAVTRHVRVLTELHPTSVSGDKDLLHHLLINLLHNAIRHNHAGGTARLTTTVRGGSAMIIVTNTGEVMTAEEAGRLFEPFHRRNDRTDAHGVGLGLTLVRAIAHSHHGTVMATPNPDGGLTTTVVLPAEA
- a CDS encoding response regulator transcription factor; amino-acid sequence: MRVLVVEDEAFLAEALQSGLRKEGMAVDIAGDGATALENVAVNEYDVVVLDRDLPGVHGDDVCRQVVADRPDCRILMLTAAGRLADKVDGLRLGADDYLVKPFDFPELVARLHALRRRPTTGHPPVLTYADLWLDPARRDARRGDRSLRLTRKEFGVLELLLRADGAVLSAEHLLEKVWDAHADPFTNAVRITVSTLRRKLGDPPILHTATGVGYYLAAAS
- a CDS encoding recombinase family protein, coding for MTARNSDPTPPQRPSNAAPARNATCPPAAPAAPVPGRPPRSTTPRGSSSCPRRATNSPCPSRTTADRARSGRRAPRSPQQHRRRTGPHLDGLRPLLHRHPGTASQLDALAPANCTRVFSEKTSTRIKAHPELEKALAHEIKTAAPDQPVILTVHEMKRLARKAAELMMLSSQMQGGGVQPELPTEPLTGIYDPHGVGSMLFAVLAVATHLDRDYIREKTLEGQQAAAARGNHGGGPKVIDEDDVLFARTLGDKGTPTPDIVKKLTIKTGKNAGQHPSVASPACLQHPQADNGQRLVERLGRLAADRVRRGGGGTGWHRLGGLGADRVRGDSGGAGRHRLGRLAADRVPRNGGGPGRGIDGVGERGACGSEHDGQTGDDHGGFSCVRVQGSSLSVGVNYPLPGG
- a CDS encoding gamma-glutamyltransferase produces the protein MTSQDGKRSIRVRRDPLDPAGWDRCELKQALDWRHIGPDPQSATATGTSAVLVGSTGPFATLAGRYALDAGGSATDAVLTTAFAQIALSLGSWVSYAGLFGMVHHAAATGATTSVSAGFGTLTQETLPLEIPTAPQPSGRTALVPGFIAGAHAAHTRAGRLPWDQLWSPARHLLECGVPVNEHLARLLALRADVLTRTEEGRAAFAPHGRLPRAGELFAQPRLAATIAALAEHGPGWMYQGSWAEHFVSQVRREGGHAIPEDLAGYQAHCAEPVRGSFAGHEIATLPAPDTGGTDLLATLARLDTAGIGEPSQNPGALAGLLTALDGPPATGSHSDYVLAVDAEGNLAALCHSINTAMWGTTGIVIDGIVVPDPAAFQQPALARLTPGDHLPMPIEPAIAFHRGRPVLACSSIGVGLHPATVLGLHRVLALGQPVAVAVDAPLVHGHDIVVGDSVTSVLAHRELDSPSRILDDRFPPACLDAARDAGHAVSPRPADDPMLPRGFWAAITTDPRTGKHTAARTPYGQGPARTTE
- a CDS encoding transcriptional regulator; the encoded protein is MAEQEPESGLREVVHQRVRLGVLAVLDRRGPCTFSQLRDALGQSDGGLSRHLGVLEQHGYITQEKVFENRRPRTWIQLSAAGAEAFREEQELLTKLLATASSEAGTDRAEDSTAAMTIVFAALLAETDAGTGQDTKGDEGGDDTIDRSTLVPDVPVLTGWRAEPIASGPVSARYDFPDAYTGFAEQREQRLMFMSHGLRGGWTATWHIVSPGQDDLRQDMAHAIVLELAGAADCASILAVMGPSTLDLPGVPGARGYLLPANGDGAPATAVAWFSVEHYLVSIVVTAAADVAVPVLEGLVSEVHVPLSTRQS
- a CDS encoding VC0807 family protein, whose product is MTTPTPPSTSAPNADATRSAWRSTLLAVVTDVAPSLLIFFALRAFGISDALAYTAGSVVPLARLIVDRLRGRPLNAVSGLILISFVVSVVLVLLTQDARAVIARGSLIYLALAVAAAVSVPTRSPLMLLLSRYFTVHARPEATARFDEVFRRPRGLRTMRIVTAVWALAFGVSALACVVCAYTLPITVAAIVTSLIEPIIAIILAVGTGRHLRRTLAPLFLAATTPTPDPPQDPADTSTDPDIPITPSQSTDRHTAS